A single genomic interval of Pseudomonadota bacterium harbors:
- a CDS encoding S41 family peptidase, whose amino-acid sequence MRALIIAAVAALALNFGSDSLRAQTAASPSTGTSNTSETYRQLNLFGEVFERVRADFVDKIGDEELIESAINGMLTALDPHSGYMNAKSFRDMQVQTRGEFGGLGIEVTMENGLVKVVSPIDETPAARAGVQPGDFITHLDGEPIMGLTLNDAVEKMRGPVNTAIKLTIKREGKDPFDVSIKRDVVRIQSVRSRIDGTIGYIRITTFNEQTDVGLKKAIEQIKGELGDKLQGYVLDLRNNPGGLLDQAIAVSDAFLDKGEIVSTRGRRQEEGQRYNAKGKDLTNGLPMVVLINSGSASASEIVAGALQDHRRAILLGTRSFGKGSVQTIIPLPGHGAMRLTTARYYTPSGRSIQAKGIEPDIVVEAQRVETVAEGQRRREADLKGALANPQAQRPQQGSQAPNAAPAAPPAQTPANQPPTQEDKLQISQEDYQLARALDLLRGIALFQSRVVN is encoded by the coding sequence ATGCGTGCCCTGATCATTGCGGCAGTCGCCGCCCTGGCTTTGAACTTTGGCTCGGACAGCCTACGAGCCCAAACCGCAGCGAGCCCGTCGACGGGCACCAGCAACACCAGCGAGACCTACCGCCAGCTCAATCTGTTCGGCGAGGTGTTCGAGCGGGTGCGTGCCGACTTCGTCGACAAGATCGGCGACGAGGAGCTGATCGAGTCGGCCATCAACGGCATGCTGACCGCGCTCGACCCGCATTCGGGCTACATGAACGCCAAGTCCTTCCGCGACATGCAGGTGCAGACGCGCGGTGAGTTCGGCGGCCTCGGCATCGAGGTCACCATGGAGAACGGCTTGGTCAAGGTGGTCTCGCCGATCGACGAAACGCCGGCGGCGCGCGCCGGCGTGCAGCCGGGCGACTTCATCACCCATCTGGACGGCGAGCCGATCATGGGCCTCACGCTCAACGATGCGGTGGAGAAGATGCGGGGCCCGGTCAACACCGCGATCAAGCTCACCATCAAGCGCGAGGGCAAGGATCCGTTCGACGTCTCAATCAAGCGCGACGTCGTGCGCATCCAGTCGGTGCGCTCGCGCATCGATGGCACCATCGGCTACATCCGCATCACCACCTTCAACGAGCAGACCGATGTCGGCCTGAAGAAGGCGATCGAGCAGATCAAGGGCGAGCTCGGCGACAAGCTGCAAGGCTATGTGCTCGATCTCCGCAACAATCCCGGCGGCCTCCTCGACCAGGCGATTGCCGTCTCCGATGCCTTCCTCGACAAGGGCGAGATCGTATCCACCCGCGGCCGGCGCCAGGAGGAAGGCCAGCGCTACAACGCCAAGGGCAAGGATCTCACCAACGGCCTGCCGATGGTGGTCCTGATCAATTCCGGTTCCGCCTCGGCCTCCGAGATCGTCGCCGGCGCCTTGCAGGATCACCGGCGCGCCATCCTTCTGGGCACCCGCTCCTTCGGCAAGGGCTCGGTGCAGACGATCATTCCGCTGCCGGGCCATGGCGCCATGCGGCTCACTACGGCGCGCTACTACACGCCGTCGGGCCGCTCGATCCAGGCGAAGGGCATCGAGCCCGACATCGTGGTCGAGGCGCAACGCGTCGAGACGGTGGCCGAGGGCCAACGGCGGCGTGAAGCCGATCTCAAGGGTGCGCTTGCCAATCCGCAAGCGCAGCGGCCGCAGCAAGGCAGCCAGGCGCCGAACGCCGCACCCGCCGCTCCGCCGGCGCAGACCCCGGCCAATCAGCCGCCGACGCAGGAGGACAAGCTGCAGATCAGCCAGGAGGATTATCAATTGGCCCGCGCGCTCGACCTCCTGCGCGGCATCGCGCTCTTCCAGAGCCGCGTGGTGAATTGA
- the rsfS gene encoding ribosome silencing factor: MARRKNPRATAERLLALVEGVLDDGQAIDSSVIDLNGKTSIADFMVVASGRNPRHLNAMADHLIAALKKTGLPKVRVEGQSVGDWVLIDAGDIIIHLFRPDIRRLYGLEKMWALEIPQTEPRVATA; this comes from the coding sequence ATAGCTCGACGCAAGAATCCTCGCGCCACTGCCGAGAGGCTCTTGGCATTGGTGGAGGGTGTACTCGATGACGGTCAGGCGATCGACTCGAGCGTCATCGATCTCAATGGCAAGACCAGCATCGCCGATTTCATGGTCGTGGCCTCCGGGCGCAATCCGCGCCATTTGAACGCCATGGCCGACCATCTGATCGCCGCCCTCAAGAAGACCGGCCTGCCCAAGGTCAGAGTGGAGGGACAAAGCGTCGGCGACTGGGTGTTGATCGACGCGGGCGATATCATCATCCATCTCTTCCGCCCGGATATCCGTCGGCTCTACGGGCTGGAGAAGATGTGGGCCCTGGAAATCCCGCAAACCGAGCCGCGTGTGGCCACGGCCTGA
- a CDS encoding nicotinate-nucleotide adenylyltransferase: protein MNQARTPSRRRRRKRPLIGLLGGSFNPAHDGHRHISLLAIHLLGLDQVWWLVSPQNPLKPSRGMAPFAQRLAMAAKVAHHPRIKASDFEARLGSIYTADTLFQLKRRYPRRSFVWIMGADNLLQIPRWRRWTRIFNTMPVAIFARAPYSNRALAGLAARRFWRSRVDARHARRLTARPLPAWVFLHTSLSPESATAIRRARSQAGMRTVRQPGSGARGLTA from the coding sequence CTGAACCAGGCTCGGACGCCGTCGCGGCGGCGACGCCGGAAGCGGCCGCTCATCGGCCTCCTCGGCGGCTCGTTCAATCCCGCCCATGACGGCCATCGCCATATCAGCCTCTTGGCGATCCACCTCCTGGGGCTGGACCAGGTCTGGTGGCTCGTATCTCCGCAGAACCCGCTGAAGCCCAGCCGGGGCATGGCGCCCTTTGCCCAGCGCCTGGCGATGGCGGCCAAGGTCGCCCACCATCCCCGCATCAAAGCTTCGGACTTCGAGGCCAGGCTCGGCTCGATCTACACCGCCGACACGCTCTTCCAGCTGAAGCGCCGCTACCCGCGCCGGAGTTTCGTGTGGATCATGGGTGCCGACAATCTCCTGCAAATCCCCCGGTGGCGGCGTTGGACGCGAATCTTTAACACCATGCCGGTTGCGATCTTCGCCCGCGCTCCCTATTCTAACAGGGCGTTGGCCGGTCTTGCGGCACGTCGCTTCTGGCGCTCCCGGGTGGACGCCCGGCACGCTCGGAGGCTCACGGCGCGACCCCTGCCGGCTTGGGTGTTTCTGCACACCAGCCTCAGCCCGGAATCGGCGACCGCAATTCGCCGGGCCCGGTCGCAGGCAGGGATGCGGACCGTGCGTCAACCAGGATCGGGAGCGAGAGGCTTGACAGCTTGA
- a CDS encoding peptidoglycan DD-metalloendopeptidase family protein, whose product MHRLRFPSLATLLLTAAAVAGASFANESEPQRRLGEVERALQAERDRQAQADRRAEALAREVAVVRAELIQTARHTQENEAALSALESALAGLEAEAKEKEAGLGRRRLQLAELTAALVRLSRLPPETLIVLPLSPLDAVHSGILLGSALPPVKEAAEALAAETQALARVRTDIVGQRRRIQATTVALAAERDRLDELLKRRSLQQRRAESQAEQVAKRAAELAASARDLRELMERLEADRQAREAELKRLALAVKPAPKPEPPPSSTPAVAVPSIAAPPSGQQASLPPGMATPVVVPLPPPGELARPFTHAHGSLAVPAAGHVVVSYGEVDDAGLGAKGITVQTRPEAPVVAPFDGRVVFAGPFRGYGQILIIDHGEGYHSLLSGLGRIDSGVGQWLLGGEPVGVMGPADQGNPKLYVELRRNGQPINPLPWWAANNGRVSG is encoded by the coding sequence GTGCATCGGCTTAGGTTTCCGAGTCTGGCCACGCTGCTCCTCACCGCGGCTGCCGTCGCCGGCGCTTCCTTCGCCAATGAGAGCGAGCCGCAGCGCCGGCTGGGCGAGGTCGAGCGGGCGCTCCAGGCCGAGCGCGACCGCCAGGCGCAAGCCGACCGCCGCGCAGAGGCCCTCGCGCGCGAGGTGGCGGTGGTCCGCGCCGAGCTCATTCAGACGGCGCGCCACACCCAGGAGAATGAGGCGGCGCTGTCGGCCTTGGAGTCGGCTCTGGCCGGGCTCGAAGCCGAAGCCAAGGAGAAGGAGGCGGGTCTCGGCCGCCGGCGCCTGCAGCTGGCTGAGCTCACCGCCGCCTTGGTGCGGCTTTCGCGTCTGCCGCCGGAAACGCTGATCGTGCTCCCCTTGTCGCCTTTGGATGCGGTCCATAGCGGCATCCTCCTCGGGTCCGCCTTGCCGCCGGTAAAAGAGGCAGCCGAGGCGTTGGCGGCGGAGACCCAGGCTCTGGCCCGGGTGCGCACCGACATCGTCGGCCAACGACGGCGCATCCAAGCGACCACCGTGGCCTTGGCGGCGGAGCGCGATCGTCTGGACGAGCTCCTGAAGCGCCGCAGCCTGCAGCAGCGTCGCGCCGAGAGCCAAGCCGAGCAGGTGGCCAAGCGTGCCGCCGAGCTCGCGGCCTCGGCGCGCGACCTGAGGGAGCTCATGGAGCGGCTCGAAGCCGACCGCCAGGCGCGCGAGGCGGAGCTGAAGCGCCTGGCGCTCGCGGTCAAGCCGGCGCCGAAGCCGGAACCGCCGCCGAGCTCGACGCCGGCGGTGGCGGTTCCTTCCATTGCAGCACCGCCTTCGGGCCAGCAGGCCTCGCTGCCGCCGGGCATGGCGACGCCCGTGGTGGTGCCGCTGCCGCCCCCGGGCGAGCTCGCGCGGCCGTTCACCCACGCGCATGGCAGCCTTGCCGTTCCGGCCGCCGGTCACGTAGTCGTGAGCTATGGCGAGGTCGACGATGCCGGACTCGGCGCCAAGGGAATCACCGTCCAGACGCGGCCCGAGGCGCCGGTGGTCGCACCCTTCGACGGGCGCGTAGTCTTTGCCGGGCCATTCCGAGGGTATGGGCAAATCTTGATCATCGATCACGGCGAGGGATATCATTCGCTTCTGTCCGGCTTGGGACGAATCGATAGCGGAGTCGGCCAGTGGCTCCTCGGAGGGGAGCCGGTCGGAGTCATGGGACCGGCGGACCAGGGCAACCCCAAGCTCTATGTCGAGCTCCGACGTAACGGCCAACCGATCAACCCGCTGCCCTGGTGGGCAGCCAACAATGGTAGAGTGAGTGGATGA
- a CDS encoding glutamate 5-kinase, giving the protein MTSPLARARRLVVKIGSALLVEQSTGAIHRTWLEGLAADVARLKARGVEVALVSSGAIAVGRRHLKLPPGPLALETKQAAAATGQIRLAHAYQEMLARHGITVAQVLLTLEDTESRRRHLNARATINALLDFGAVPVINENDTVATSEIRFGDNDRLAARVAQMISADTLVLLSDIDGLYSADPRKDKAARHIAVVEQITPEIEAMAGEAPAGYSSGGMVTKLAAAKVAHAAGCRMAIAEGSRLNPLHALEDGARCTWFLPTAEPRTARKRWIAGSLNPVGAIAIDSGAARALARGKSLLPAGITAIIGSFERGDLIEVRDGDGQKLGRGLSAYSAVDARRILGHKSHEIEAILGYRGRAEMIHRDDLVLDR; this is encoded by the coding sequence ATGACCTCGCCCCTTGCCCGGGCCCGCCGGCTCGTCGTCAAGATCGGCTCGGCCTTGCTGGTCGAGCAATCCACCGGCGCCATCCACCGGACGTGGCTCGAAGGGCTGGCCGCGGACGTGGCGCGGCTGAAGGCGCGCGGCGTCGAGGTGGCGCTGGTGTCCTCGGGCGCCATTGCCGTCGGCCGGCGCCATTTGAAGCTGCCGCCGGGGCCGCTGGCGCTCGAGACCAAGCAGGCCGCTGCCGCCACCGGCCAGATCCGCCTCGCCCATGCCTACCAGGAGATGCTGGCGCGCCATGGCATCACCGTCGCCCAGGTGCTCTTGACCCTGGAGGACACCGAGTCGAGGCGCCGGCATCTGAATGCGCGGGCCACCATCAATGCGCTCCTGGATTTCGGCGCGGTGCCGGTCATCAACGAGAACGACACGGTCGCCACCTCGGAGATCCGCTTCGGCGACAATGACCGCCTGGCGGCGCGCGTGGCACAGATGATCAGCGCCGATACGCTGGTGCTGCTCTCCGACATCGACGGCCTCTACAGCGCCGATCCGCGCAAGGACAAGGCTGCCCGGCATATCGCCGTAGTCGAGCAGATCACCCCGGAGATCGAGGCCATGGCCGGCGAGGCGCCGGCCGGCTACAGCTCCGGCGGCATGGTGACCAAGCTCGCCGCCGCCAAGGTCGCCCACGCCGCCGGCTGCCGAATGGCGATCGCCGAGGGCAGCCGCCTCAATCCTCTCCATGCCCTCGAGGATGGCGCGCGCTGCACCTGGTTCCTGCCCACGGCGGAGCCGCGCACGGCGCGCAAGCGCTGGATCGCCGGCTCGCTCAATCCCGTGGGCGCGATCGCCATCGATTCCGGTGCCGCCCGCGCGCTCGCCCGTGGCAAGAGCCTGCTGCCGGCCGGCATCACCGCCATCATCGGCAGCTTCGAGCGCGGCGATCTGATCGAGGTGAGAGACGGGGACGGGCAGAAGCTCGGGCGCGGCCTCTCGGCCTATTCGGCCGTCGATGCCAGGCGCATCCTCGGCCATAAGAGCCATGAAATCGAAGCCATTCTGGGCTATCGTGGGCGCGCCGAGATGATCCACCGCGACGATCTGGTGCTCGATCGATGA
- a CDS encoding glutamate-5-semialdehyde dehydrogenase, giving the protein MTASLLSKRAEGDALRLSLEAIGRDARAAARQLAQATTDQKNLALHAAAAEIRRRAAEILAANARDVAEARNAAATAAFIDRLALDATRAEAMAAGLEDIAGLADPVGRVLKEWTQPNGLRFQRVSVPLGVIAIIYESRPNVTADAGALALKSGNAAILRGGSESFHSTAAIAACLTAGLVAADLPDSAIQRVPTKDRDAVGHLLKMSEWVDIIVPRGGKSLIARVQEESRIPVIAHLDGLCHTYVDRSADMEKARRIVLNAKMRRTGVCGATETLLIDRAALASHLPAILDDLIAAGCEVRGDAAVQGIDARVKPASEADWATEYLDAIIAVAAVDGVEGAIAHIERWGSDHTDAILAEDESTAERFLAAVDSAIVLWNASTQFADGGEFGFGAEIGISTGRLHARGPVGLEQLTSYKYLVRGTGQIRP; this is encoded by the coding sequence ATGACCGCGAGCCTATTGAGCAAGCGCGCCGAAGGCGATGCGTTGCGCCTGAGCCTGGAGGCCATCGGCCGGGACGCACGAGCCGCCGCCCGTCAGCTCGCCCAGGCGACGACGGATCAGAAGAACCTGGCACTCCATGCCGCCGCGGCCGAGATCCGCCGACGGGCGGCGGAGATTCTGGCCGCCAACGCCCGCGATGTCGCCGAGGCCCGCAACGCCGCGGCCACAGCGGCCTTCATTGACCGGCTCGCTCTCGATGCCACGCGCGCGGAAGCGATGGCCGCCGGCCTCGAGGACATCGCCGGGCTCGCCGATCCGGTCGGCCGCGTTCTCAAGGAGTGGACCCAGCCCAACGGCCTCCGCTTCCAACGGGTGAGCGTGCCCTTGGGCGTCATCGCCATCATCTACGAGTCCAGGCCCAACGTGACCGCCGACGCGGGCGCGCTGGCACTTAAATCCGGCAATGCCGCGATCCTCCGCGGTGGTTCTGAGAGCTTCCATTCGACCGCCGCCATCGCCGCCTGCCTCACCGCGGGGCTGGTTGCCGCCGACCTGCCCGACAGTGCCATCCAGCGCGTACCGACGAAGGATCGCGACGCGGTCGGGCACCTCCTCAAGATGAGCGAATGGGTCGACATCATCGTGCCCCGCGGCGGCAAGTCCCTCATCGCCCGCGTGCAGGAGGAGAGTCGGATCCCGGTGATCGCCCATCTCGACGGTCTCTGCCACACCTATGTCGATCGCTCGGCCGACATGGAGAAGGCACGGCGGATCGTGCTCAACGCCAAGATGCGCCGCACCGGCGTTTGCGGCGCGACCGAGACGCTGCTGATCGACCGCGCGGCCTTGGCCAGCCATTTGCCGGCGATCCTCGATGATCTCATCGCCGCCGGCTGCGAGGTGCGCGGCGACGCTGCGGTGCAGGGGATCGATGCCCGGGTCAAGCCCGCCTCGGAGGCGGATTGGGCGACCGAATATCTCGATGCGATCATCGCGGTCGCCGCGGTCGACGGCGTCGAGGGGGCGATCGCCCATATCGAGCGCTGGGGCTCGGACCACACCGATGCCATCCTCGCCGAGGACGAGAGCACGGCCGAGCGCTTCCTCGCGGCAGTCGACAGCGCGATCGTGCTCTGGAACGCCTCCACGCAATTCGCCGATGGCGGCGAGTTCGGCTTCGGCGCCGAGATCGGCATTTCCACCGGCCGGCTGCACGCCCGCGGGCCCGTGGGTCTGGAGCAGCTCACCAGCTACAAATACCTCGTGCGCGGCACGGGGCAGATCCGGCCCTGA
- a CDS encoding 2,3-bisphosphoglycerate-independent phosphoglycerate mutase — MSKSHPRPVVLCVLDGWGHRAEPAADDAIAAARTPNLKRLSRRFPMAYLDASALEVGLPKGQMGNSEVGHMNLGAGRVVMQELPRIDAAVADGRLARLPALGDFIATLKAGGGACHLMGLISPGGVHSHQSHIAALARTLATAGIPVRVHAFLDGRDTPPASAKAYLMEFQREIAGCKDARIATVAGRFYAMDRDQRWERVKEAYSCLVEAAGVGAASAEAALSAAYAKGETDEFVTPVAIDAYPGMKDGDGLLMANFRADRVREILSSLIDPAFSGFPRARVVRFAAALGMTEYSSMLARLMATLFQPSELTHTLGELVAEAGLRQLRIAETEKYAHVTFFFNGGEEREFKGEDRILVPSPKVKTYDEKPEMSAYEVTDKLVAAIDAGTYDLIVVNYANTDMVGHTGDMAAAVKAVEAVDACIGRLADALERAGGAILITADHGNAEQMRDPETGEKHTAHTTNKVPVMLIGAGDGMLADGRLADVAPTLLQVMGLQQPVEMTGRSLIRPNVRAAQKQRASA; from the coding sequence ATGTCGAAGTCGCATCCCCGACCGGTGGTTCTGTGCGTGCTCGACGGCTGGGGCCATCGCGCCGAGCCGGCTGCCGACGATGCCATCGCGGCGGCCCGCACGCCTAATCTCAAGCGGCTCTCCCGGCGCTTTCCCATGGCCTATCTCGATGCCTCCGCCCTCGAGGTCGGGCTGCCCAAGGGGCAGATGGGCAATTCCGAAGTCGGGCACATGAACCTGGGTGCCGGGCGCGTGGTCATGCAAGAGCTGCCGCGGATCGATGCCGCCGTCGCCGACGGCAGGCTTGCCCGGTTGCCGGCGCTCGGCGATTTCATCGCCACGCTCAAGGCCGGCGGCGGCGCGTGCCACCTCATGGGTCTCATCTCCCCCGGCGGCGTGCACAGCCATCAAAGCCACATCGCGGCCCTCGCCCGCACCCTCGCCACGGCCGGCATCCCGGTCCGCGTCCATGCCTTCCTCGACGGCCGCGACACGCCGCCCGCCAGCGCCAAAGCCTATCTCATGGAATTCCAGCGGGAGATCGCCGGGTGCAAGGATGCCCGGATCGCCACCGTCGCCGGCCGCTTCTACGCCATGGACCGCGACCAGCGCTGGGAGCGGGTGAAGGAGGCCTATTCCTGCTTGGTCGAGGCCGCGGGCGTAGGCGCCGCCAGCGCCGAGGCCGCACTCTCGGCTGCCTATGCCAAGGGCGAAACCGACGAGTTCGTGACCCCGGTGGCGATCGACGCCTATCCAGGCATGAAGGACGGCGACGGCCTGCTCATGGCCAACTTCCGCGCCGACCGGGTGCGGGAGATCCTGTCGTCCCTCATCGATCCCGCCTTCTCCGGCTTTCCGCGCGCCCGCGTCGTCCGCTTCGCCGCAGCACTTGGAATGACCGAGTATTCGAGCATGCTCGCGCGCCTGATGGCGACCTTGTTCCAGCCGAGCGAGCTCACCCACACCTTGGGTGAGCTGGTGGCCGAGGCGGGGTTGCGCCAGCTCCGCATTGCCGAGACCGAGAAGTACGCGCATGTGACGTTCTTCTTCAACGGCGGCGAGGAACGGGAGTTCAAGGGCGAGGACCGCATCCTGGTGCCCTCACCCAAGGTCAAGACCTATGACGAGAAGCCGGAGATGTCGGCCTATGAAGTGACCGACAAGCTCGTGGCTGCGATCGACGCCGGCACCTATGACCTGATCGTCGTCAATTACGCCAACACCGACATGGTGGGCCACACCGGCGACATGGCGGCCGCGGTGAAGGCGGTGGAGGCGGTCGATGCCTGCATCGGTCGGCTGGCCGATGCGCTCGAGCGCGCCGGCGGCGCCATCTTGATCACCGCCGATCACGGCAACGCCGAACAGATGCGCGATCCCGAGACCGGCGAGAAGCACACCGCGCACACCACCAACAAGGTGCCGGTGATGCTGATCGGTGCGGGCGATGGGATGCTCGCCGATGGTCGGTTGGCCGATGTGGCGCCGACCCTGCTCCAGGTCATGGGCTTGCAGCAGCCGGTGGAGATGACGGGAAGATCGCTCATTCGGCCCAACGTCCGTGCCGCCCAGAAGCAACGTGCATCGGCTTAG
- the rlmH gene encoding 23S rRNA (pseudouridine(1915)-N(3))-methyltransferase RlmH, with protein sequence MRIHICAVGRAGAGPHRDLYELYVGRLGWQVSLHEVVEKRPGPGLAEREAERLTAAVPRGAATVALDERGRSLSSAAFAERLGKWRDESETEIAFLIGGADGLAPRLRAEARLVLALGPMTWPHLLVRGLLAEQLYRAQQILAGHPYHRG encoded by the coding sequence TTGCGCATCCACATCTGCGCCGTCGGGCGAGCCGGTGCCGGCCCGCATCGCGACCTCTACGAGCTCTACGTGGGCCGGCTCGGCTGGCAGGTGAGCCTGCACGAGGTGGTGGAGAAGCGGCCGGGTCCCGGTCTCGCCGAGCGCGAGGCCGAGCGCCTTACGGCGGCGGTGCCCCGGGGCGCGGCGACCGTGGCCTTGGACGAGCGCGGCCGGAGCCTCTCCAGCGCCGCCTTTGCCGAACGCCTCGGCAAATGGCGTGATGAAAGCGAGACCGAGATCGCCTTCCTCATCGGCGGTGCCGATGGGCTGGCGCCAAGGCTCAGGGCCGAGGCCCGCCTGGTCTTGGCCCTGGGGCCGATGACCTGGCCCCATCTCCTGGTTCGCGGCCTGTTGGCCGAGCAGCTCTACCGCGCCCAGCAGATCCTGGCCGGGCATCCCTATCACCGCGGGTGA